In a genomic window of Desulfopila inferna:
- a CDS encoding Gfo/Idh/MocA family oxidoreductase, with amino-acid sequence MNKNKLQIVLFGCGKMGRHHIKAISLQKEAELVAVADPVMKEEDVRESLPSNCRFYQDHRKLLQEVKPDVVHIVTPPATHAELAVAALNSGASIYVEKPFATEVKEAKSILALAEEKNLKVCAAHQVLFQESAEKMKDFLRLVGEIVHVESYFSFKTVRQNISEVDQLMDIMPHPVYLLLSALESEKDDEKSDPLKMEFVVIDPRGDVHATLTGRGKTGILAVTLRGRPVESYLKVVGTNGTVTADFVLSGVSRYLGPGFSAPAVALKPYVYAKQLIMGTTGSIFKLVFKKQKSYAGLSEIISRFYDSIRGNGEVPVSPESIYQTVKICEDIRRRLLEAEKIQEENAKKSLMSQEAGLPPLKKQEYVVVTGGTGFLGRVLVADLRNQGYAVRVLTRKIPQPSRRIAGVEYVAADLAREIPPEYLEGGGIMVHLAAETAGGKEEHQKNTIDATRNVLEATSRAKIKKIINISSIAVLKPGGKGPGGLSEASPVDYDNLGRGPYVWGKASAEKMLADSASRYGVESRTIRLGPLVDYADFTPPGRLGREIGPLYVAMGNRKSTISLCDVHTASAVIQYYIDSFEEAPPLLNLVEPETPSRADLIHRLKEKREELRVVWIPAPLLKVLSTGLQAFLKVARPKQTPLNVYAAFAAEKYDAALAGAVLNKINKN; translated from the coding sequence ATGAATAAAAATAAATTGCAGATCGTTCTTTTTGGTTGCGGCAAAATGGGAAGGCATCATATCAAGGCAATTTCTCTTCAAAAAGAAGCGGAGTTGGTTGCTGTAGCCGATCCGGTCATGAAGGAGGAAGATGTCCGGGAGTCGCTCCCTTCCAACTGTCGATTTTATCAAGATCACCGGAAGCTTTTGCAGGAAGTGAAGCCTGATGTCGTTCATATCGTCACACCGCCTGCTACCCATGCGGAACTCGCTGTGGCGGCTCTTAATAGCGGGGCGAGCATCTATGTCGAAAAGCCGTTCGCCACGGAGGTCAAAGAGGCGAAGTCCATTCTCGCTCTTGCCGAAGAGAAAAATCTGAAGGTTTGTGCGGCTCACCAGGTCCTCTTTCAGGAGAGTGCCGAAAAGATGAAGGACTTTCTCCGCCTCGTGGGCGAAATAGTCCACGTGGAAAGCTATTTTTCCTTCAAAACAGTCCGGCAAAACATCTCTGAGGTCGATCAGCTGATGGATATCATGCCTCATCCGGTCTATCTTCTCCTGAGTGCATTGGAGAGTGAGAAAGACGATGAGAAAAGCGATCCGCTGAAAATGGAGTTTGTGGTGATTGATCCGCGCGGTGATGTGCATGCTACCCTGACCGGCAGGGGAAAAACCGGGATTCTGGCGGTGACCTTGAGGGGCAGGCCTGTTGAATCCTATTTGAAGGTCGTGGGCACCAACGGTACGGTGACGGCCGATTTCGTGCTCAGCGGAGTGTCGAGATATCTCGGCCCCGGTTTTTCGGCTCCTGCGGTGGCGCTGAAGCCCTACGTCTATGCCAAGCAACTGATAATGGGCACCACCGGCAGCATTTTCAAGCTGGTTTTCAAAAAACAAAAGAGTTACGCGGGACTTTCGGAAATCATTTCGCGCTTCTATGACAGTATCAGAGGAAATGGTGAGGTTCCGGTCAGTCCGGAATCAATTTATCAAACGGTGAAGATATGTGAGGATATACGGCGCAGGTTGCTGGAAGCCGAGAAGATTCAGGAAGAGAATGCCAAGAAAAGCCTGATGAGCCAGGAAGCGGGGTTGCCGCCGCTGAAAAAACAGGAATATGTGGTGGTCACCGGAGGTACCGGCTTTCTTGGCAGGGTGCTGGTTGCTGACTTGCGAAATCAAGGGTATGCCGTGCGGGTTCTCACCCGTAAGATTCCTCAGCCTTCACGGCGGATCGCCGGCGTCGAATATGTCGCTGCGGATCTGGCCCGCGAAATTCCACCTGAGTATCTTGAGGGGGGAGGTATCATGGTCCACCTTGCCGCAGAAACTGCGGGAGGCAAGGAAGAACACCAAAAAAACACCATAGATGCCACCAGAAATGTTCTCGAGGCGACCTCGCGGGCAAAGATTAAAAAAATCATCAACATCAGCAGCATTGCGGTATTGAAGCCGGGAGGCAAGGGCCCCGGCGGGCTAAGCGAGGCCTCTCCGGTGGATTATGACAACCTTGGCCGAGGCCCATACGTCTGGGGTAAGGCTTCGGCGGAAAAGATGCTGGCTGATTCCGCCTCACGATATGGGGTGGAGAGCCGGACCATTCGGCTCGGTCCCCTTGTCGATTACGCAGATTTCACTCCTCCGGGACGATTGGGAAGAGAGATCGGTCCGCTCTACGTGGCCATGGGCAACCGCAAAAGCACGATCAGTCTCTGTGACGTCCATACCGCATCGGCGGTAATACAGTACTACATAGACAGTTTCGAAGAGGCACCGCCGTTGTTGAATCTGGTGGAACCGGAGACGCCTTCAAGGGCCGATCTCATCCACAGACTCAAGGAAAAAAGAGAGGAGTTGAGAGTCGTATGGATCCCTGCCCCCTTGCTCAAGGTTCTTTCAACCGGTCTTCAGGCTTTTTTGAAAGTGGCACGACCCAAGCAAACACCTCTCAATGTGTATGCCGCGTTTGCTGCGGAAAAATACGACGCGGCATTGGCCGGAGCCGTCTTGAACAAAATCAATAAGAATTAG
- a CDS encoding oligosaccharide flippase family protein, whose translation MSYYSKALRNVFFNWAILFVNIVVSFFLAPFVVHKLGNTYYGIWVIMMQLTGYLYLMDFGVRESLVRFISKYHATENQTDIDNVIKAGLILYSGIGLICFLLTFLFSFAAPYVFNLAESSIETTRIVVLLTGMNVTQALVFNVFSGIIMGMQRTDLTTKAGVLFVFIRLFLIVYFLNKGYGIIALGAIQLGVNLGLNWVTYIISRRLLSFNILSASPDRHVYRSIINYGSIVLLNNVCEKIILYTDTILIGIFLAPASVTFFAIAGNLVQYVKRMVSSLARVINPLTSELETRNETERIRTVLLLGSKFSLLVALPPCITFLIMGRRFISLWMGPEYMDLAGDVLMVLAVNLIFSTPHYTYNNIFYGTSRHHIIAICRLFEAVCNLTLSLLLIRPFGIVGVAYGTVVPHIVVTTFVLPYLVTKQVGIRLYDLYTMSYLRPAIAAIPFGIAMYFVNDYYPVGSLLMFFAEILLLLPIYFLSAWFIAINQEERNAYKERYFSRFFVFSKH comes from the coding sequence ATGAGTTACTACAGCAAAGCTCTGAGAAACGTTTTTTTCAATTGGGCGATTCTTTTCGTCAACATCGTCGTCTCCTTCTTTCTTGCCCCCTTTGTCGTCCATAAACTCGGCAACACCTATTACGGCATCTGGGTGATAATGATGCAGCTGACCGGCTATCTCTACCTTATGGATTTCGGGGTAAGGGAGTCACTGGTGCGATTTATTTCCAAATATCATGCCACCGAAAATCAAACAGATATAGATAATGTCATCAAGGCCGGCCTAATCCTCTATTCAGGGATCGGATTGATTTGTTTCCTGCTTACCTTCCTCTTCTCTTTTGCTGCTCCCTATGTTTTTAATCTCGCCGAATCCTCCATCGAGACAACCCGGATAGTGGTTCTGTTAACCGGCATGAATGTGACACAGGCCTTGGTGTTCAATGTCTTTAGCGGCATCATCATGGGCATGCAGCGGACGGATCTCACCACGAAGGCGGGGGTGTTGTTTGTTTTTATCCGCCTTTTTCTTATCGTTTACTTCCTGAATAAAGGATATGGGATAATTGCTTTGGGGGCCATTCAACTGGGGGTAAATCTAGGGCTGAATTGGGTTACCTATATTATCTCAAGGAGGCTGTTGTCTTTTAATATACTCTCTGCCAGTCCGGACCGTCATGTTTACAGGAGCATAATCAACTACGGCAGTATCGTGCTTCTCAATAATGTCTGTGAAAAAATTATTCTTTATACGGATACCATCCTCATTGGTATCTTTCTTGCCCCCGCCTCTGTCACTTTTTTTGCCATAGCCGGTAACTTGGTACAATATGTTAAGCGCATGGTTTCCTCTCTTGCCAGAGTGATTAATCCTCTCACCAGCGAACTGGAAACCAGGAACGAGACGGAGAGAATACGGACCGTGCTCCTCCTGGGCAGCAAGTTTTCTCTCCTCGTCGCGCTTCCTCCATGTATCACCTTTCTCATCATGGGGCGCCGATTTATTTCCCTATGGATGGGACCGGAATACATGGATCTAGCAGGGGATGTGCTGATGGTTCTGGCCGTAAATCTGATTTTTTCCACGCCGCATTATACCTACAACAACATTTTTTATGGAACAAGCAGGCACCACATTATCGCTATTTGTCGACTTTTTGAAGCGGTTTGCAATCTTACTCTTTCTCTGCTGCTGATAAGACCGTTCGGCATTGTCGGTGTCGCCTATGGAACCGTCGTTCCGCATATTGTGGTGACGACCTTCGTTTTGCCCTATCTTGTGACAAAGCAGGTCGGTATACGGCTTTACGATCTCTATACCATGAGCTACCTGAGACCGGCCATAGCAGCAATACCATTTGGAATAGCAATGTATTTCGTCAATGATTACTACCCAGTCGGCTCGCTGTTGATGTTTTTTGCAGAGATTCTCCTGCTGCTCCCCATCTATTTTCTGAGTGCCTGGTTTATCGCCATAAACCAAGAAGAGCGAAATGCTTATAAAGAAAGATACTTCTCGAGGTTTTTTGTATTCAGCAAACACTGA
- a CDS encoding sulfotransferase domain-containing protein → MKSISNLHVQGAKKNIFLFATPRGGSTWVMEIIASQRGMKYYDEPFNIRRDNVQKAGFFSTWDELMPDGGQSDKIIEYLKLLEANRMRFMNPPPFRKNHRCITKRVVFKIHEIEHLVNEIKEKCNGSILYLLRHPVPTTLSRKVFPRLDHFIRSPYYRKFFTQNQFNSIVEIRQNGSRLQKGFLSWCYENFLQLNHLDSSDWTILTYEEVVLNSGKCCQYLHDNLGLDDLEIMFNVVDEPAMNIAMSNQETIDTLKIEDSQRRKRNIVKKWEGKISDEEQEAAFAIFSLFGVDAYEYDSYLANPRHLHFHDTQTILQD, encoded by the coding sequence ATGAAATCGATTAGCAACCTGCATGTGCAGGGGGCGAAGAAGAATATTTTTCTTTTTGCAACCCCTCGCGGTGGCTCAACCTGGGTTATGGAAATTATCGCCTCCCAGCGCGGCATGAAATATTACGACGAGCCCTTCAACATCCGCCGGGATAATGTGCAGAAGGCGGGTTTTTTCTCAACCTGGGATGAGCTCATGCCAGATGGAGGGCAGTCCGATAAAATAATAGAATACCTGAAGCTGCTGGAAGCAAACAGGATGAGGTTTATGAACCCTCCGCCTTTCAGGAAGAACCACCGCTGTATAACCAAGCGGGTGGTTTTCAAAATTCACGAAATAGAACATCTGGTCAACGAGATAAAAGAGAAGTGCAACGGCAGCATCCTCTATCTGCTCAGGCATCCGGTGCCGACCACGCTCTCGCGGAAAGTTTTTCCGCGTCTGGATCATTTTATCCGCTCTCCCTATTACAGAAAATTTTTCACCCAAAATCAGTTCAATAGCATCGTCGAAATCCGCCAAAATGGAAGCAGGCTGCAGAAAGGGTTTCTTTCCTGGTGCTACGAAAATTTTCTCCAGCTCAATCACCTGGATTCGAGTGACTGGACCATCCTTACCTATGAAGAGGTTGTACTCAACTCCGGCAAGTGCTGCCAGTATTTACACGACAACCTTGGTCTCGATGATCTGGAGATAATGTTTAACGTCGTTGATGAGCCGGCCATGAACATAGCCATGTCGAACCAGGAGACCATCGATACCTTGAAAATAGAGGACAGTCAACGTCGCAAACGAAATATTGTCAAAAAATGGGAAGGAAAGATCAGCGACGAGGAGCAGGAGGCGGCGTTTGCAATATTTTCTCTCTTCGGAGTTGATGCCTATGAATATGACAGCTATCTTGCCAACCCGCGCCACCTCCATTTTCACGACACCCAAACTATTTTGCAGGACTGA
- a CDS encoding VOC family protein, protein MKIDHVGIAVKAIEKGIHDWEDNFGYRQSTRVVTNTRQKVRVVFLEKEGSLPVKLIEPTDATSPIHTFAQKGGGLHHLCFLCENMEEELERLKEKRLRILAAPQPGEAFDDEKIAFVYAGQGLNIELIDTLKRAGRLS, encoded by the coding sequence ATGAAAATCGACCACGTCGGCATCGCCGTCAAAGCAATCGAGAAGGGAATACACGACTGGGAGGATAACTTCGGCTATCGTCAATCGACGCGAGTCGTCACCAACACCCGACAGAAAGTCCGGGTGGTTTTCCTGGAGAAAGAAGGTTCTCTTCCGGTCAAACTTATTGAACCCACGGATGCAACATCTCCGATTCACACCTTCGCCCAAAAGGGCGGGGGATTGCATCACCTCTGCTTTCTCTGCGAAAATATGGAAGAGGAATTGGAGCGATTGAAGGAGAAGCGATTGAGAATACTGGCCGCTCCCCAACCGGGAGAGGCCTTTGACGATGAAAAAATAGCCTTTGTCTATGCAGGGCAGGGACTCAATATTGAGCTGATCGACACCTTGAAACGAGCAGGCAGATTATCGTAG
- a CDS encoding alpha/beta fold hydrolase — MEHPQRRLKKMYDETPLFFDNGAGRLFGILHKPDGNNNGFGFVMCTPIVEEKLWTHRVFVNFARELAAKGYTILRFDYLGHGDSYGDHVDSSPDTMLRDIHSAIGQIQRHDTVKETGLIGLRMGATLAALAAERNPDLKKLVLWEPVLDGSAYMKELFRTNIITQTTVYKEIRWNTEMLIERLEEGGAVNINGYEILLSFYKQMLAVDLLSEEKSFRGEVLLVEAGKRKKEKIGKIGDLAKLYKDATCSSVVEQPFWKEIKEYYPRAGNLQNTTLQWLGER, encoded by the coding sequence ATGGAACATCCACAAAGAAGACTGAAGAAGATGTATGACGAAACCCCGTTATTTTTCGATAATGGAGCAGGCAGGCTTTTCGGCATTCTCCATAAACCCGATGGGAACAACAATGGCTTCGGATTCGTCATGTGCACCCCCATTGTCGAGGAAAAACTCTGGACCCACAGGGTTTTTGTCAACTTCGCCAGGGAACTCGCCGCAAAGGGATATACCATTTTACGTTTCGATTACCTGGGCCACGGCGACAGTTATGGAGATCATGTGGACTCCAGCCCCGACACCATGCTCCGGGACATTCATTCAGCCATTGGCCAAATTCAAAGGCATGATACGGTAAAAGAAACAGGTCTTATCGGTTTGCGAATGGGGGCCACCCTGGCCGCTCTGGCGGCGGAGAGGAATCCCGATTTGAAAAAACTCGTTCTCTGGGAACCTGTACTGGACGGCAGCGCCTACATGAAAGAGCTGTTTCGCACCAATATCATCACCCAGACAACCGTTTACAAGGAAATTCGATGGAATACGGAGATGCTCATCGAGCGGCTGGAGGAAGGTGGTGCCGTCAACATCAACGGCTATGAGATATTGCTGTCGTTTTATAAGCAGATGTTAGCGGTGGATTTATTGAGTGAGGAAAAGAGCTTCAGGGGGGAGGTATTGCTCGTGGAAGCCGGTAAACGTAAAAAAGAGAAGATCGGCAAGATCGGCGATTTGGCGAAACTTTATAAAGACGCCACCTGCTCCTCGGTTGTTGAACAGCCTTTTTGGAAGGAAATCAAAGAGTATTACCCGAGGGCGGGCAATCTCCAAAACACTACGCTTCAATGGCTGGGAGAAAGATGA
- a CDS encoding glycosyltransferase family 2 protein, whose amino-acid sequence MTPLIIIFWTSLAAIFYAYLGYPLLLHLLAGMGFGRKEGKISGNFRPSISIIIPAHNEGKILEDKIVNILDLDYPKEKREILIISDGSTDNTGAIAKKYLDRLDFFELEKRSGKTAALNLGLEKARNEIIVFLDASIMLKKDALQNVVCQFVDPSIGCISGEDHIKGAGGEGLYGRYELKLRNLESKLHSIVGASGSFYAQRKKLCRPFSEGLAPDFISVLNTVEQGFRAITEPTAIGYMTAVKKSSDELARKVRTIVRGMTALFFKRQLLNPFRHGFFAFELISHKIIRWLVPFFLISAFVSNMILSTEPFYLLLFLGQLLFYLLALGSLYNLPFFRAIPIGKISNYFVIVNIAALTAWWKYLRGQRLEIWTPSQR is encoded by the coding sequence ATGACACCCCTGATCATTATCTTTTGGACATCCCTCGCAGCAATCTTCTATGCCTATCTGGGATACCCCCTTCTGCTGCATCTGCTCGCCGGCATGGGTTTCGGCCGGAAAGAAGGGAAAATATCCGGCAACTTCCGGCCTTCAATCTCGATCATCATACCAGCCCATAACGAAGGGAAAATTCTCGAGGACAAAATCGTCAATATCCTCGATCTCGACTACCCGAAAGAAAAAAGAGAAATTCTGATCATCTCAGACGGCTCTACCGATAACACCGGCGCTATCGCCAAAAAATATCTCGACAGGCTCGATTTTTTCGAACTCGAGAAACGCAGCGGCAAGACGGCGGCCTTGAATCTGGGTTTGGAAAAGGCCAGAAACGAGATCATCGTCTTCCTCGATGCTTCGATAATGCTCAAAAAGGACGCCTTGCAAAATGTCGTCTGCCAATTCGTCGACCCCAGCATAGGCTGCATTTCAGGAGAGGATCACATCAAAGGTGCTGGCGGTGAAGGTCTCTACGGCAGATACGAGCTTAAACTGCGCAACCTCGAATCAAAGCTGCACTCAATCGTCGGAGCAAGCGGCTCCTTCTATGCCCAGAGAAAAAAACTGTGCCGGCCTTTTAGCGAAGGCTTGGCCCCGGACTTCATCTCGGTTCTCAACACCGTCGAACAGGGATTCCGTGCTATCACCGAACCCACGGCAATCGGCTACATGACCGCCGTTAAAAAAAGCAGTGATGAGCTGGCGCGCAAGGTGAGGACGATCGTCCGGGGAATGACCGCCCTCTTTTTCAAGCGGCAGCTGCTCAATCCCTTTCGCCACGGCTTTTTCGCCTTTGAACTGATTTCGCACAAGATCATCAGATGGCTGGTGCCCTTTTTTCTTATCTCGGCTTTTGTCAGCAACATGATCCTGAGCACCGAGCCCTTCTACCTCCTGCTTTTCCTGGGACAGCTGCTCTTTTACCTGTTGGCGCTCGGCTCCTTATACAACCTGCCCTTTTTCAGGGCCATTCCTATTGGGAAAATCTCCAACTATTTTGTCATAGTCAACATCGCCGCCCTGACAGCGTGGTGGAAATACCTACGAGGACAGAGACTGGAAATCTGGACACCGTCACAACGTTGA
- a CDS encoding polysaccharide deacetylase family protein, with translation MDRLKYWIKNGIAHLLFYTGVLFLLKWIRLRKRAVILMYHRVLKEDERRGSFSHPGIIVDPDTFSRQLDCLHKYFRVLTQTEFLQHLEGRNFPSSSVLLTFDDGWLDNYTNAFPILKEKGLPAIIFLATGFIGNEKIFWQERLAASLFGCFLDRGEKARKILGRCGLENIGAMSDEEAKKAIRTFVSFQKEQDQDTLRSLVEEITESSSSASRESHGVDKFLDWKQVQEMSGHSLFFGCHSVHHHILTHIPPEVAVREIRESKKAIEDNGLKSPPLFCYPNGNHNDRIKEEVARAGFRAAMSTIPGYIDSSTDRYGLRRINIHQHISNSTPLFMARILGLF, from the coding sequence ATGGATCGACTCAAGTACTGGATCAAAAACGGTATCGCTCACCTTCTCTTCTATACGGGCGTACTTTTCCTCCTGAAATGGATCCGCTTGCGTAAGCGGGCGGTAATCCTAATGTACCACCGGGTGCTGAAGGAAGATGAACGACGAGGTTCATTCTCCCATCCGGGCATAATCGTCGATCCCGATACATTTTCCCGACAACTGGATTGTCTGCACAAGTATTTCCGGGTTCTTACCCAAACCGAGTTCTTGCAACATCTCGAAGGGCGAAATTTCCCTTCTTCCTCGGTTCTTCTCACCTTCGATGACGGTTGGCTTGATAATTACACCAACGCCTTTCCCATCCTCAAAGAAAAAGGGTTGCCAGCCATAATTTTCCTGGCCACCGGATTTATCGGCAATGAAAAGATCTTTTGGCAGGAACGGCTTGCCGCCAGTTTGTTCGGCTGTTTTCTGGACCGCGGTGAAAAGGCGAGGAAAATCCTGGGTCGATGTGGATTGGAAAATATCGGGGCGATGTCGGACGAGGAAGCGAAAAAAGCCATCAGGACCTTTGTTTCCTTCCAGAAGGAACAAGACCAAGACACTTTGCGTTCGCTTGTGGAAGAAATTACCGAAAGTTCTTCCTCTGCATCCCGAGAGAGTCATGGAGTAGACAAATTTCTTGACTGGAAACAGGTGCAGGAGATGTCAGGGCACTCTCTCTTTTTCGGTTGCCATTCCGTACATCACCATATCCTCACTCACATCCCGCCGGAAGTCGCTGTCCGTGAGATTCGGGAATCGAAAAAGGCGATAGAGGATAATGGCCTAAAATCGCCCCCTCTTTTCTGCTATCCCAATGGCAACCATAATGATAGAATAAAAGAAGAAGTAGCAAGGGCAGGTTTTCGCGCCGCGATGTCGACCATCCCCGGCTATATCGACTCTTCCACGGATCGCTACGGTCTTCGGCGAATAAATATCCACCAGCATATATCAAATTCCACGCCTCTATTCATGGCGAGAATTCTCGGGTTATTCTAA
- a CDS encoding glycosyltransferase, with protein MKILQIIGSLHIGGAERVVYKLAKSLTERGHEIEILCVREKGIIAEKLVEEGIPVSCADYGSGDSVFSHMKNLRSLILDSRCDLAHSHGTAAMVSLAPFYAFGRMPPLVHTFHFGNYPHLPRKYMFIERLMSFYAKKLVAVSDHQRRAIIHYHKVRESKIETIWNGVENPEPANRLLKDKYREEFSLSKENVVIGCVAVLSRQKGLTYLLAAAKNILDQYPQTCFLIVGGGPLEEDLQKEADSLGIGESVIFTGWRDDAWQILTLFDIFILPSLWEGLPVVLVEAMAAGKPVVVTNVGDNAKLMGQNERGLLIEPRDVRAIETGLKEFLDNPGRGRQLAEEARRFYLSHLTEEKMINKYDQLFGTLVRRV; from the coding sequence ATGAAAATACTTCAGATAATTGGTTCATTGCACATTGGCGGAGCGGAACGGGTGGTGTACAAGCTGGCCAAGTCGCTCACGGAAAGGGGACATGAGATTGAAATACTCTGTGTCAGGGAGAAGGGGATCATTGCCGAGAAGCTGGTGGAGGAGGGAATACCGGTTAGCTGCGCCGACTATGGAAGCGGTGACTCTGTTTTTTCCCATATGAAAAATCTGCGTTCTCTCATCCTGGACTCTCGATGTGATCTGGCTCATTCACACGGAACGGCGGCTATGGTCTCTCTGGCACCGTTCTATGCTTTCGGCCGGATGCCTCCTCTCGTTCATACTTTCCATTTCGGTAACTATCCCCACTTGCCGAGGAAATATATGTTCATCGAGCGCCTTATGTCCTTCTACGCCAAGAAGCTTGTTGCCGTCTCAGACCATCAGCGCCGGGCCATCATTCATTACCATAAAGTAAGGGAGTCTAAAATCGAAACCATCTGGAACGGGGTCGAAAATCCAGAGCCGGCAAACAGGCTGCTCAAGGATAAATACAGAGAGGAATTCTCCCTCTCAAAAGAAAATGTAGTAATCGGCTGTGTAGCAGTCCTCTCGAGACAGAAGGGTTTAACCTATCTTTTGGCTGCGGCCAAGAATATTCTCGATCAATATCCGCAAACGTGTTTTCTCATAGTGGGAGGCGGCCCTCTGGAGGAAGATTTGCAAAAGGAGGCCGATTCTCTTGGAATTGGAGAAAGCGTAATTTTCACCGGTTGGCGGGACGATGCATGGCAGATACTGACGCTTTTCGATATCTTTATCCTTCCCTCCCTGTGGGAAGGACTTCCAGTGGTTCTGGTCGAGGCCATGGCTGCCGGCAAACCGGTGGTGGTGACCAATGTGGGTGACAATGCCAAATTGATGGGACAGAATGAAAGAGGGCTGCTCATCGAGCCCCGAGATGTCCGCGCCATTGAAACTGGTCTCAAAGAATTTCTCGACAACCCTGGAAGAGGCAGGCAACTGGCTGAAGAGGCGCGCAGGTTTTATCTCTCTCATCTCACGGAGGAGAAAATGATTAACAAATATGATCAGCTTTTCGGTACTTTGGTCCGCAGGGTTTAG
- a CDS encoding carboxylate--amine ligase — MKILVTDGNSRAALAITRSLGKKNHHIVVGEHKHPSLASSSKYCRECITYPDPTRQPQEFIDRIKDIIKEMKIEVILPVTDVTTIPVCEHKKDLEPYCHVPFSNPESVNFAADKSKLFHLAEELGVAVPKSFWLEEEGDKDKIGDKLSYPLVIKPGRSRIKTENGWLSTMVKYADNQRELNSILAAESPLAYPLLLQERIIGPGVGIFVCYNHGTPLAFFSHRRLREKPPSGGVSVLRESIPVSPVAREFSERLLNHLQWHGVAMVEFKVDQRDDTPKLMEINGRFWGSLQLAIDAGVDFPALLIDIIDQKTSQSLVKYTAGVRTRWLLGDVDSLLMILFKRRSKLKLPKGHRSRIQYLLEFLKLWQKNTNYEVLKWDDMRPWFYEFSQWHHQNKK; from the coding sequence ATGAAAATTCTTGTAACCGACGGTAATAGCCGCGCAGCGTTAGCCATAACCAGATCGCTAGGCAAAAAGAATCACCATATCGTTGTCGGAGAGCACAAACATCCTTCCCTCGCCTCCTCGTCAAAATATTGCCGGGAGTGCATCACCTATCCCGACCCCACCAGGCAGCCGCAGGAATTCATAGATCGAATTAAGGATATAATCAAGGAGATGAAAATAGAAGTCATCTTGCCGGTAACCGATGTGACCACCATCCCCGTCTGCGAGCACAAAAAGGATCTGGAGCCTTACTGTCACGTGCCGTTCTCCAATCCCGAATCCGTCAATTTCGCAGCAGACAAGAGCAAATTATTTCATCTTGCCGAAGAGTTGGGTGTTGCAGTCCCTAAATCGTTTTGGCTTGAAGAGGAGGGAGACAAAGACAAAATTGGCGATAAACTGTCCTATCCCCTGGTCATCAAACCGGGAAGATCAAGGATCAAGACGGAGAACGGCTGGCTTTCAACCATGGTCAAATATGCCGACAACCAGAGGGAATTGAACAGCATACTTGCAGCCGAGTCTCCTCTTGCCTATCCGCTGCTACTCCAGGAAAGAATCATTGGTCCGGGCGTTGGTATCTTCGTCTGCTACAATCACGGTACTCCCCTGGCTTTTTTCAGCCACCGAAGACTTCGAGAAAAACCACCCTCCGGAGGAGTCAGCGTCTTAAGGGAAAGTATTCCCGTCTCTCCCGTCGCCCGGGAATTCAGCGAACGGCTGCTAAACCATTTGCAGTGGCATGGCGTGGCTATGGTGGAATTTAAGGTGGATCAGCGGGACGATACACCAAAGCTCATGGAAATAAACGGGCGTTTCTGGGGTTCGTTGCAATTGGCCATCGACGCAGGGGTCGATTTTCCCGCCCTGCTCATTGATATTATCGACCAAAAGACCTCGCAGTCACTAGTGAAATACACTGCGGGCGTAAGGACCCGCTGGCTTCTGGGTGATGTGGACAGTCTGTTGATGATCCTCTTCAAGAGAAGGAGCAAACTCAAATTGCCAAAAGGCCACAGGAGTAGGATCCAATATTTGCTTGAATTTTTGAAGCTGTGGCAGAAAAACACCAACTACGAAGTCCTCAAGTGGGATGATATGAGACCCTGGTTCTACGAGTTCAGTCAGTGGCACCATCAGAACAAAAAATAA